In a single window of the Elusimicrobiota bacterium genome:
- a CDS encoding glycerophosphodiester phosphodiesterase — MIKNSVIILITVFVCITSSLLSAVNIDSSTVVTPKIVAHRGASVTAPENTMAAIKLAWELGADIVEIDVRLTKDKHIVLMHDPSAKRTSGHNLAISTVTLSEVQCLDVGRQKNEKYTGEKVPLLEDVLKTIPEGKEMFVEIKVGKEIIPELKRVIESSGKAAQVVIIGFSQPTVVYAKEQIPGIRGTFQLLREVRDSKTKNCIPYNFNNIDVIKKIGLTGLDVHYASLTEEFIKKAHAEGIKIVVWTVNNIENMKRYAAWGVDYITTDTAEDAIRVLKKPF, encoded by the coding sequence ATGATAAAAAACAGTGTGATAATATTAATTACCGTTTTCGTGTGTATTACCAGTTCCTTATTATCAGCAGTAAATATTGATTCTAGCACTGTTGTTACCCCAAAAATTGTTGCGCATCGCGGTGCGTCAGTCACTGCACCGGAGAATACGATGGCAGCGATAAAACTTGCGTGGGAGCTTGGTGCGGATATCGTGGAAATTGATGTCCGCCTGACAAAAGATAAGCATATCGTACTTATGCATGACCCGTCAGCTAAACGTACTTCCGGGCATAATTTGGCAATCTCAACTGTTACTTTGAGTGAGGTTCAGTGTTTGGACGTTGGAAGACAGAAGAACGAGAAATATACCGGTGAAAAAGTGCCGTTACTCGAAGACGTGCTTAAGACAATACCTGAAGGTAAAGAAATGTTTGTCGAGATAAAGGTGGGGAAAGAAATTATACCGGAACTCAAACGCGTAATTGAATCCAGCGGCAAGGCAGCACAGGTGGTTATCATAGGATTCTCTCAACCAACTGTTGTCTATGCGAAAGAACAAATCCCGGGTATTCGCGGGACATTTCAGTTATTACGCGAGGTAAGAGATTCAAAAACAAAGAATTGTATACCCTACAATTTCAATAACATCGATGTAATAAAGAAAATCGGGCTTACCGGATTGGATGTCCACTACGCGAGTTTAACGGAAGAGTTCATAAAAAAAGCGCATGCCGAGGGTATAAAAATAGTTGTGTGGACAGTTAACAATATTGAAAACATGAAACGTTACGCTGCGTGGGGTGTGGATTATATCACAACTGACACTGCGGAAGATGCGATACGCGTATTAAAAAAACCGTTTTAG
- a CDS encoding methylenetetrahydrofolate reductase, whose product MKLTELFNKNEFVITAEVGPPKGFHIENLMHEAKTYLRDKVHGINVTDNQSSVMRLSALPVCKALKDEGLEPVYQITCRDRNRIGLQSDLLGAAMFGIENLLLLTGDHQTLGDHKGAKGVFDLDSVSLIHTVKKLESGEDLMGNKLDGIPPSFAKGAVVSPCSDSVDVQLAKMEQKVAAGAEFFQTQAVYEPEKFAAFMEKAKQFKVPVMAGIVFLKSAGMANFMNANVAGVYVPPVLIDELKKDKEKTKAGITGVEIAAKLIKEMKPYCQGVHLMMLGMDSKVPDILKQAGI is encoded by the coding sequence ATGAAACTTACAGAACTTTTTAACAAAAACGAATTCGTGATCACCGCGGAAGTTGGCCCGCCAAAAGGGTTTCATATTGAAAACCTTATGCACGAAGCTAAGACCTATCTCCGTGATAAAGTACACGGGATTAATGTTACGGACAACCAGTCGTCAGTTATGCGGCTCAGCGCATTGCCTGTATGTAAAGCCCTGAAAGATGAAGGGTTAGAGCCGGTATACCAGATAACCTGCCGTGACCGTAACCGTATAGGATTACAGTCCGACCTTCTTGGCGCTGCAATGTTCGGTATTGAAAATTTGTTGTTACTAACCGGCGACCATCAAACGTTAGGGGATCATAAAGGCGCAAAAGGTGTGTTTGACCTTGATTCTGTATCACTGATCCACACCGTAAAAAAGTTGGAATCCGGGGAAGACCTTATGGGTAATAAGTTAGACGGCATACCGCCTTCGTTTGCAAAAGGCGCGGTGGTTTCGCCCTGCAGTGATTCTGTGGATGTTCAATTAGCTAAGATGGAACAAAAAGTCGCGGCGGGTGCTGAGTTTTTTCAAACCCAGGCTGTGTATGAACCCGAAAAGTTCGCAGCGTTTATGGAGAAAGCTAAACAATTCAAGGTTCCTGTGATGGCGGGTATAGTATTCCTGAAATCCGCGGGGATGGCAAACTTTATGAACGCAAATGTTGCCGGGGTATATGTTCCCCCGGTGCTAATCGACGAATTAAAGAAGGATAAAGAAAAAACTAAAGCCGGGATTACCGGCGTGGAAATCGCGGCGAAGCTTATCAAAGAAATGAAACCCTACTGCCAGGGAGTACATTTGATGATGCTCGGGATGGACAGCAAAGTACCCGATATTTTGAAACAAGCAGGGATCTAG
- a CDS encoding methylenetetrahydrofolate reductase C-terminal domain-containing protein gives MLITQIKKVDDLLNTPEKRVVLITCLGCYEAFFPLKEVEELKKILTTKKDVVADVVTDYLCNPDYCEPNLAKHTKQIADAEAVIIFSCGVGVQTFSVCKGADKVVYTGCDTLYVPGFQGITAMEHDCDQCGDCMLNKTFSICPITACSKGLLNGQCGGTKNGKCEVDKDMPCGWELIYRRAEKMGKSKELKNIVNIRDYSKMIVEPEKKG, from the coding sequence ATGCTGATAACACAAATAAAAAAAGTTGATGATTTACTTAATACCCCGGAGAAACGCGTTGTCCTGATCACCTGCCTTGGTTGTTATGAAGCATTTTTCCCGTTGAAGGAAGTTGAAGAACTAAAGAAAATTTTAACCACAAAAAAAGATGTTGTAGCTGACGTGGTAACCGACTATTTATGTAATCCTGACTACTGTGAACCCAACCTTGCAAAGCATACTAAACAAATCGCTGATGCGGAGGCTGTGATAATCTTCTCCTGCGGGGTTGGCGTACAAACTTTCTCAGTGTGCAAAGGCGCGGATAAGGTTGTGTATACCGGCTGTGATACTTTGTATGTCCCCGGATTTCAGGGGATTACCGCGATGGAGCACGACTGTGACCAATGCGGCGACTGTATGTTAAACAAAACATTTTCTATCTGTCCCATAACCGCGTGTTCTAAAGGATTACTCAACGGCCAGTGTGGCGGTACAAAAAACGGTAAGTGCGAGGTTGATAAAGATATGCCCTGCGGGTGGGAACTTATATACCGCCGTGCAGAAAAAATGGGTAAGTCTAAGGAGTTAAAGAATATAGTCAATATACGTGACTACTCCAAGATGATAGTCGAACCGGAAAAGAAAGGGTAG
- the rsxC gene encoding electron transport complex subunit RsxC, translating to MKEMDYTKYKLKPAGDIAAGIKNCGSSYCVVACNKCFTEYVKDTEPEPETLTAELKTAGLANPNILRVDFLCNKNFNEKIISGFISDNKSSSIVVISCGIGVQSVGSYSAIPVISGCDSMSYYGHHGIALSYNRCDACGQCYLNDTAGICPVTACAKSLVNGPCGGAKDGKCEVNKNKDCGWVLIYRKLEKQGRLKTSVTHPAKIRDYNINTYTKTAGYTKTMRDRRFTGFYGGFYPIEHKELSEDKSITVIPAGDIVAVPLAQHIGAPCTAVVKPGDNVTVGQLIGKIPETAKTGCPVHSPVSGTVKSIEYRINALGVEVLTVMINNDGKNTISPSIKPGGDTDKLTKQELLEIIKNAGISGMGGAGFPAWLKLNPVKPVDTVILNGCECEPYLTTDYRLMIEHAERILYGLKAMQKTTGAVNGIIAVEDNKPAAFNAFTAVLTKEKEQVKYPNITVVGVKTKYPQGAERMLITRLLNRVVPRGGFPYDVGVVVQNVATAKAVADAVLEGIPLTNRVVTITGEYIKNPGNYEVAIGTSIQYLLNHCGLTAPLTDTVLKLGGPMMGIDVDFTKDNFDLPITKTTSGITVTNKKVVEKLSCIKCGRCVDVCPMELSPSRYVYYGTKQDWKSMGDTGVMDCIECGCCENICSSKSSLVAIIKQAKKELRKK from the coding sequence ATGAAAGAAATGGATTATACTAAGTATAAACTCAAACCCGCGGGTGATATTGCTGCGGGAATAAAAAACTGCGGGTCTTCCTACTGCGTTGTTGCGTGTAATAAATGTTTTACTGAATACGTTAAAGACACAGAACCCGAACCTGAAACACTGACGGCGGAACTCAAGACTGCAGGATTAGCGAACCCCAACATTTTGAGGGTAGATTTTTTGTGTAACAAAAACTTTAATGAAAAGATTATTTCAGGATTTATTTCTGATAACAAATCATCCAGTATTGTCGTGATCTCCTGCGGTATCGGTGTGCAAAGCGTTGGGTCATACTCCGCAATACCTGTTATCTCGGGCTGTGATTCTATGAGTTACTACGGCCACCACGGCATTGCGTTATCCTATAACCGCTGTGACGCCTGTGGGCAGTGTTATCTAAACGACACCGCCGGTATTTGTCCGGTAACCGCCTGCGCTAAAAGTTTAGTCAACGGCCCCTGTGGCGGTGCGAAGGATGGTAAGTGTGAAGTAAACAAAAACAAAGACTGCGGATGGGTACTCATCTACCGCAAACTCGAGAAACAGGGACGGTTAAAAACTTCGGTTACGCATCCCGCTAAAATCCGTGATTACAATATCAACACATACACAAAAACAGCGGGGTACACAAAAACCATGCGTGACCGCCGGTTCACCGGCTTTTACGGCGGGTTTTATCCAATTGAACATAAAGAGTTGAGTGAAGACAAAAGTATAACCGTTATACCTGCAGGAGATATTGTTGCGGTACCGTTGGCACAGCATATAGGCGCACCCTGTACAGCAGTTGTGAAACCCGGGGATAATGTTACTGTTGGACAGTTAATCGGCAAAATCCCGGAGACCGCAAAAACCGGGTGCCCGGTACACTCACCCGTCAGCGGGACCGTAAAATCAATAGAATACCGTATTAACGCATTAGGGGTAGAAGTATTGACAGTAATGATTAATAACGACGGGAAGAACACTATTTCCCCATCCATAAAACCCGGTGGTGATACGGATAAACTCACAAAACAAGAATTGCTGGAGATCATTAAAAATGCCGGGATTTCCGGTATGGGCGGTGCAGGATTTCCTGCGTGGCTAAAACTAAACCCCGTAAAACCTGTTGATACCGTTATACTCAACGGTTGTGAATGCGAACCGTATCTCACAACGGACTACCGGTTAATGATAGAACACGCGGAACGCATACTCTACGGCCTCAAAGCAATGCAAAAAACTACAGGTGCGGTGAACGGCATTATTGCGGTGGAAGATAACAAACCCGCAGCGTTTAACGCGTTCACTGCGGTATTAACCAAAGAAAAAGAACAAGTTAAGTATCCCAATATTACAGTGGTAGGCGTTAAGACAAAGTACCCGCAGGGCGCGGAACGCATGCTTATCACACGGTTACTTAACCGTGTAGTTCCCCGTGGCGGGTTCCCCTATGACGTTGGCGTGGTTGTACAAAACGTAGCTACAGCGAAAGCCGTGGCGGATGCCGTTCTTGAAGGTATACCATTAACCAACCGCGTAGTAACAATCACCGGGGAGTACATCAAAAACCCGGGTAATTATGAGGTGGCTATCGGGACAAGTATACAATATTTACTTAACCACTGCGGTCTAACCGCACCGTTAACTGATACAGTATTAAAACTTGGCGGGCCAATGATGGGTATTGACGTGGATTTCACAAAGGATAATTTTGATTTACCAATAACAAAAACCACTTCCGGGATTACGGTAACCAACAAAAAAGTAGTTGAAAAACTTAGCTGCATAAAATGCGGGCGGTGTGTGGACGTATGCCCGATGGAACTATCACCTTCGCGGTATGTATACTACGGAACAAAACAGGATTGGAAATCCATGGGCGATACCGGGGTGATGGACTGTATTGAATGCGGCTGTTGTGAAAACATTTGTTCCTCAAAATCGTCGTTAGTCGCTATAATAAAACAAGCGAAGAAAGAGTTAAGGAAGAAGTAA
- a CDS encoding MFS transporter: MAEQINTFSAFKHRNFMLLWIGTVVSHVGDFMQMIAQSWLVLTLTNSPLAIGLVAFCQAAPRLVLSPLLGVFSDRMDRKRFMIFAQWVAMLQALVFGVLVAFDVIQFWHIIIIALVLGIANSVGQINRQAMISSIVPREDITNAVALNAGAMNAAKVVGPAIAGILVSTIGIAGCLFINAASFIAILAALYLMDIPKVERMNKIRSVTAETMEAVRYVFKDREVLLGILIVYGMGLFGMAYSRLMPVFARDILFMGPEGYGYLMTLPGVGAIISILFIANLRGNINRGRIVIVSNLIFGVTLLIFSFSKNVILTAACLIMLGASQLFCRSLTNVIIQHNVPDEMRGRVLSFMFMDIGLWAMGSFLLGMLAEYTSAPLAISVGATLCMMVPLTIFAYKRTRKTS, translated from the coding sequence ATGGCTGAACAAATAAACACGTTCTCCGCGTTCAAACACCGCAACTTCATGCTCCTATGGATCGGCACCGTAGTTTCGCATGTCGGTGATTTTATGCAGATGATCGCGCAAAGCTGGCTGGTGTTAACCCTCACAAACTCGCCGTTAGCTATTGGGCTGGTAGCCTTTTGCCAGGCCGCCCCGAGGTTGGTATTAAGCCCGTTACTCGGCGTATTCTCTGACCGTATGGACCGCAAGAGATTTATGATATTTGCGCAATGGGTAGCGATGCTGCAGGCGCTGGTATTCGGTGTATTAGTAGCTTTTGATGTTATACAGTTCTGGCATATAATCATAATCGCACTGGTACTCGGTATTGCGAACTCGGTAGGGCAGATTAACCGCCAAGCGATGATATCCTCAATCGTACCGAGGGAAGATATAACCAACGCTGTAGCATTAAACGCCGGTGCGATGAATGCCGCAAAAGTTGTGGGGCCTGCGATCGCCGGGATTTTGGTTAGTACAATCGGTATAGCCGGGTGTTTGTTTATCAACGCAGCAAGTTTTATCGCGATCCTCGCAGCGCTGTACCTTATGGATATACCAAAAGTTGAACGCATGAATAAAATACGTAGTGTCACAGCCGAAACAATGGAAGCCGTGCGGTACGTTTTTAAAGACCGTGAAGTATTACTCGGTATACTGATAGTTTACGGGATGGGCTTATTTGGTATGGCGTACTCGAGGTTGATGCCGGTTTTTGCGCGTGATATTTTGTTTATGGGCCCTGAGGGTTATGGGTACTTAATGACACTCCCGGGGGTCGGCGCTATTATTTCCATACTTTTTATTGCCAACCTCAGAGGAAATATTAACCGCGGAAGAATCGTAATAGTTTCTAACCTCATTTTTGGGGTTACACTACTAATTTTTTCATTCTCCAAAAACGTGATACTAACCGCCGCGTGTTTAATTATGCTCGGTGCAAGCCAGCTTTTCTGCAGGTCTTTAACCAACGTTATCATCCAGCACAACGTCCCGGATGAAATGCGTGGCCGGGTATTAAGTTTTATGTTCATGGATATAGGGCTCTGGGCAATGGGCTCATTTTTGTTAGGTATGCTCGCGGAGTACACCTCCGCGCCATTAGCGATCTCAGTTGGTGCAACGCTTTGTATGATGGTCCCGCTGACAATCTTTGCGTATAAACGCACGCGTAAAACATCCTGA
- a CDS encoding sialidase family protein: protein MDIKTITVYKNVEHYSAFPSVVKLENGELLIVFRDAPWRGKPSHIDPESKTTIVRSKDNGQTWEKTGEVVSGKSTVGLQDPSIMQMKDGTLILSSFDWELFKTEEEVTARGIRYSREHNYLEYHRASVIGTHIWRSTDNGNTWTESQMVITSVDPLELIATSEPVVETQPGELLIPLYGHPGNKGVVVLMSSKDKGNTWTKTGEINTAADNPEGLSEPALLKLPDGNILCIMRPLPVGEGYCYQSVSADNGKTWSTPIRTPFWGFPASLLLLKNSNVLCAYGYRRKPFGVRSCISKDGGKTWDMERENVLRTDGSGSDLGYPSSVELPDGSIFTAYYFHDENKTRYIGAGIYKV from the coding sequence ATGGATATCAAAACAATTACGGTGTACAAAAACGTGGAACATTACAGCGCATTTCCTAGCGTTGTAAAACTTGAAAACGGTGAGTTACTCATAGTTTTCCGGGATGCACCATGGAGAGGCAAGCCGTCGCATATTGATCCGGAATCTAAGACAACAATCGTGAGGTCGAAGGATAACGGGCAAACCTGGGAAAAGACAGGTGAAGTCGTTTCCGGGAAAAGTACTGTTGGCCTCCAGGATCCGTCAATAATGCAGATGAAAGACGGGACGTTGATACTCTCCTCATTTGACTGGGAACTGTTCAAGACGGAGGAAGAGGTTACTGCGCGGGGGATTAGGTATTCACGTGAACATAATTATTTAGAATATCACAGGGCTTCAGTGATCGGTACCCATATATGGCGTTCAACGGATAACGGTAATACGTGGACAGAATCTCAGATGGTGATAACCTCAGTTGACCCTCTCGAGCTTATTGCAACATCAGAACCTGTAGTTGAAACCCAGCCGGGTGAACTATTGATACCGTTATATGGCCATCCCGGGAATAAAGGTGTGGTAGTACTTATGAGTTCAAAAGATAAGGGTAATACATGGACAAAAACAGGTGAGATAAATACTGCAGCGGATAATCCGGAAGGATTATCAGAACCTGCATTACTAAAACTACCGGATGGGAATATACTTTGTATTATGCGCCCGTTACCTGTCGGTGAAGGGTATTGTTACCAGTCAGTGTCAGCGGATAACGGTAAAACATGGTCTACGCCGATACGTACACCTTTTTGGGGCTTCCCTGCGAGTTTGTTATTGTTAAAGAATAGCAACGTTTTGTGTGCGTACGGTTACCGCCGTAAACCATTTGGTGTGCGGTCGTGTATAAGTAAAGACGGGGGTAAGACTTGGGATATGGAACGCGAAAATGTTTTGCGTACTGACGGTAGCGGTAGCGACCTCGGGTACCCGAGTTCTGTTGAACTCCCGGATGGCAGTATTTTTACGGCGTACTATTTCCATGATGAGAACAAAACACGGTATATCGGTGCGGGGATTTATAAGGTGTAG
- a CDS encoding alpha-galactosidase: MSLVSPSDFDLCKAWITEYLSVLESKNTGNKLPFGFEYDDKKTETLFPNIPAEVYEEKLIGKKRYTVKFVLPETKLQVKCVLILYNDYPTIEWTLFLKNTGDTDTGIISNLMPISAGFGINETDQNTDFILNHHTGSPNSADDYRPHRTTLMYRQAKRISTCGGRPVNSDFPYFNLEYAGRGVILALGWAGQWALNFFVANKKMVFITGGQELTRFKLFPGEEVRNPMVVLQFWHGENNRTRSQNVWRRWMLEHNMLRNNGKPLEPMCAGCSSLYYAEMVQTNETWQKFFLDRYLEEGIKINFWWMDAGWYPVKKTWHETGTWEVDKTRFPGGLRSITDYAHKKGVNSIVWFEPERVTPGTWLYENHPEWLLGLGKDGEWKLLNLGNADARSWWVEHADKVINEQGIDLYRTDFNIEPLNYWRANDTPCRQGITEIRYVEGLYAYLDELLRRHPGMLIDICASGGRRNDVETLRRGVPLLRSDYIFNQQAQQQHTYSISSWIPYYGTGFWINKTGYLIRSVLTAPFIIYGYDMRDKTQDYNTIREVEALRKRITKLFLGDYYPLTPYINDNNHWLAWQFNCPSSGEGVLQAFIRENTAVAAMKFRLYGLEREAVYEVEDIDKKETVKLTGSELMDTGLLVTPSTQPSAIIMFYKKVI; the protein is encoded by the coding sequence ATGTCATTAGTCTCCCCATCCGATTTTGATTTATGCAAAGCATGGATTACTGAATATTTAAGTGTTCTTGAATCAAAGAATACGGGTAATAAACTACCGTTTGGGTTTGAGTATGACGACAAAAAAACTGAAACGTTATTTCCAAACATTCCTGCAGAAGTTTATGAAGAGAAATTAATTGGAAAGAAAAGGTATACAGTAAAGTTTGTTTTACCTGAAACCAAACTACAGGTAAAATGCGTACTCATACTTTATAACGACTACCCAACTATTGAATGGACACTATTTCTTAAAAACACGGGGGATACGGATACCGGTATAATCTCGAACCTCATGCCTATAAGTGCCGGGTTTGGTATTAACGAAACTGACCAAAATACTGATTTTATTCTCAACCACCATACAGGTAGCCCGAATTCTGCTGATGATTACCGTCCCCATCGTACAACGCTGATGTACCGCCAGGCAAAACGTATTTCCACCTGCGGCGGGCGTCCTGTCAATAGCGACTTTCCTTATTTTAACCTTGAATACGCCGGGCGCGGTGTCATCCTGGCATTAGGATGGGCAGGACAGTGGGCACTAAATTTTTTTGTGGCTAACAAAAAAATGGTATTCATTACCGGTGGGCAGGAACTTACGAGGTTCAAACTATTCCCCGGGGAAGAAGTGCGTAACCCAATGGTTGTCCTCCAGTTTTGGCATGGTGAGAACAACCGTACCCGTTCTCAAAATGTTTGGCGCCGGTGGATGCTTGAGCATAATATGCTAAGGAATAACGGGAAACCGCTGGAACCAATGTGCGCGGGGTGTAGTTCACTGTATTACGCGGAAATGGTGCAGACAAACGAAACATGGCAAAAGTTTTTTTTGGATAGGTATCTTGAGGAAGGTATCAAAATCAATTTCTGGTGGATGGATGCCGGGTGGTATCCCGTAAAAAAAACTTGGCATGAAACCGGTACATGGGAAGTTGATAAAACCCGTTTTCCCGGCGGGTTGCGCTCTATCACCGATTACGCGCATAAAAAAGGTGTAAATTCAATCGTATGGTTTGAACCTGAACGCGTGACACCGGGGACGTGGTTATACGAAAACCATCCGGAATGGTTACTTGGCCTGGGGAAAGACGGTGAATGGAAACTATTAAACCTCGGGAATGCAGACGCGAGGAGTTGGTGGGTGGAACACGCGGATAAAGTTATTAATGAACAAGGGATTGATTTGTACCGTACGGATTTTAATATTGAACCGCTGAACTACTGGCGTGCAAATGATACTCCCTGCCGCCAGGGGATTACAGAGATAAGATATGTTGAAGGATTATACGCATACCTTGACGAACTCCTGCGCCGCCATCCCGGGATGTTGATTGATATCTGCGCTTCAGGCGGGAGAAGGAATGATGTTGAAACTTTACGCCGCGGCGTGCCGTTACTGCGGTCGGATTATATATTTAACCAGCAGGCGCAGCAGCAGCATACATACAGTATATCTTCGTGGATACCGTATTACGGGACTGGGTTTTGGATCAATAAAACAGGATATCTTATCCGCAGTGTTCTTACTGCGCCGTTTATAATATACGGTTATGACATGCGTGATAAAACACAGGATTATAATACTATCCGCGAAGTTGAAGCTTTACGTAAAAGAATTACAAAACTGTTCTTAGGTGATTACTACCCTCTGACCCCATATATCAACGATAACAACCACTGGCTCGCGTGGCAGTTTAACTGTCCGTCATCAGGGGAGGGTGTACTACAGGCATTTATCCGGGAGAATACCGCGGTTGCTGCTATGAAGTTCAGGTTATACGGGCTTGAACGTGAAGCTGTATACGAGGTGGAAGATATTGATAAGAAAGAAACGGTTAAACTCACGGGTAGTGAACTAATGGATACCGGTTTGTTGGTAACACCGTCAACCCAACCCTCAGCTATAATTATGTTTTATAAAAAAGTTATATGA
- a CDS encoding sialidase family protein, producing the protein MYLQKKMLSCLLVAIATSINFCEGSTVKISTGVVYQNDKSYSTFPGVVKLQSGDLLVVFREAPRRKKITHIDPESKISFMRSKDNGQTWQPAGEVVSGKESIGLQDPSVMQMKDGTLILSSFMWELYVSTDEMKARGVKTSRKHTFGKYRYAGVPGVYIWRSVDEGKTWDGPVANLTDVPPLRLIATSEPAIEVQPGELLLPLYGGPGGKSIVVLVSSKDRGTAWVKVGEIRTAQDNKDGLQEPGLLKLSDDKVVCISRPTPQEVGFSYQSVSEDNGRTWTPAVRTSFWGYPSNLLLLSNNNVLCSYGYRKAPYGVRACISRDECKTWDIENELVLYTDAPGGDLGYPSSVELPDGNVLTVYYTHTSKGDDGVRYIALTIFKP; encoded by the coding sequence ATGTATCTTCAAAAAAAGATGTTGTCCTGTTTATTGGTTGCTATTGCGACATCCATAAACTTTTGTGAGGGAAGCACCGTGAAAATCTCAACCGGCGTGGTATACCAAAATGATAAAAGTTACAGTACATTCCCCGGGGTTGTCAAACTACAGTCCGGTGACTTACTCGTTGTTTTCCGTGAAGCTCCGCGTCGTAAGAAGATTACGCATATCGATCCGGAATCAAAAATTTCGTTTATGCGGTCAAAGGATAACGGGCAAACCTGGCAACCCGCGGGTGAGGTTGTATCGGGGAAAGAATCAATTGGCCTCCAGGACCCGTCAGTTATGCAGATGAAAGACGGGACGTTGATACTATCCTCATTTATGTGGGAATTATATGTCAGTACGGACGAGATGAAAGCCCGGGGGGTTAAGACATCAAGGAAACACACTTTTGGAAAGTACCGGTATGCCGGTGTCCCAGGGGTATATATTTGGAGGTCGGTGGATGAAGGTAAAACATGGGATGGCCCTGTGGCGAACCTTACTGACGTTCCGCCGTTGAGATTGATCGCAACATCAGAACCTGCGATTGAAGTCCAGCCTGGTGAACTATTACTGCCACTATACGGTGGGCCCGGGGGTAAAAGTATCGTTGTGCTTGTAAGTTCAAAAGACAGGGGTACGGCCTGGGTGAAAGTTGGGGAGATACGTACTGCTCAAGATAATAAAGACGGCCTTCAGGAACCGGGCTTACTAAAACTTTCTGATGATAAAGTTGTGTGTATCAGCCGGCCCACACCGCAGGAGGTGGGGTTTAGTTACCAGTCAGTATCGGAAGATAACGGGAGAACCTGGACCCCGGCAGTACGCACATCGTTCTGGGGATACCCGTCAAACTTGTTATTATTGAGTAACAACAACGTATTATGTTCCTATGGGTACCGCAAAGCACCCTATGGCGTCCGTGCGTGTATCAGCCGGGATGAATGTAAAACCTGGGATATTGAGAACGAGCTTGTATTATACACAGACGCACCCGGGGGTGATCTCGGGTATCCAAGTTCAGTGGAATTACCTGATGGTAATGTGTTAACAGTATATTACACGCATACAAGTAAAGGCGATGACGGGGTTAGGTATATCGCGTTAACAATATTTAAACCGTAG
- a CDS encoding DUF5679 domain-containing protein, with the protein MAKGRCMKCKKEVEIKDGAEVVMKNGMKAVKGVCPDCGTKVFRILGKAK; encoded by the coding sequence ATGGCTAAGGGTAGATGTATGAAGTGCAAAAAAGAAGTTGAGATCAAAGACGGTGCGGAAGTCGTTATGAAGAACGGTATGAAAGCCGTTAAAGGCGTATGCCCGGATTGCGGAACAAAAGTTTTCCGGATCTTAGGTAAAGCGAAGTAA